A region from the candidate division KSB1 bacterium genome encodes:
- a CDS encoding response regulator → MKVLIAEDDPNTVKILELILNKVGHDIVLATNGNQAWEILQQEDAPKLAIFDWMMPGFSGVELCKKLRATDEHIRTYIILLTVKSEKSDVIIGLNTGADDYITKPF, encoded by the coding sequence ATGAAAGTATTAATCGCAGAAGATGATCCGAATACCGTCAAAATTCTAGAGCTTATTTTAAATAAAGTTGGGCACGACATCGTTCTGGCTACAAACGGTAACCAGGCCTGGGAGATATTGCAGCAAGAAGATGCTCCCAAACTAGCGATATTTGATTGGATGATGCCTGGCTTTAGCGGGGTAGAATTATGTAAAAAACTTAGGGCCACTGATGAGCATATTCGCACTTATATTATTTTATTGACTGTCAAAAGTGAAAAGAGTGATGTAATAATCGGATTAAATACCGGAGCAGATGATTATATTACTAAACCATTCAA